A region from the Vicia villosa cultivar HV-30 ecotype Madison, WI linkage group LG3, Vvil1.0, whole genome shotgun sequence genome encodes:
- the LOC131658212 gene encoding uncharacterized protein LOC131658212, translated as MVVEKAPAAVDEVSPSDIDATTHASTKPSIHTDGAYPGGPTDRSVLTRYADHITFRMSDAEGRIPWLEVKEGVVHEEFSFTRGLHLRMSWLRDRYDKSSVYIDVCYTWLFSSLDTPNWDWGVAVFTMLYTTLGIASQPDFKQLTGYLSLLHYWIYEHLPRICDRRLHRVPASAPLARRWKGRKAVRGGVMDYRRKLDVLPVDDVIWTPYTMHCPHRPFDDAILYSWHMRWENHVVRHLPERCLRQFGFVQGIPRLCEDGYFEWYRSISYSRLIPPTAWSFDVLEPSSASVFDANVRVYVPPPPLPVGDQDSRLQLIVVL; from the exons ATGGTAGTTGAGAAGGCTCCTGCGGCAGTTGATGAGGTGTCTCCTTCTGATATAGACGCCACGACACATGCATCTACAAAGCCATCAATTCACACTGATGGAGCCTATCCAGGAGGCCCTACTGACAGGTCTGTGCTCACAAGATATGCTGACCATATCACATTTC GAATGTCTGACGCTGAAGGTCGCATTCCATGGCTCGAAGTTAAAGAGGGCGTGGTGCACGAGGAGTTTTCCTTTACAAGAGGCTTGCACCTTAGGATGTCTTGGCTGAGGGACAGGTACG ACAAGTCTAGTGTTTATATTGATGTTTGCTACACATGGCTATTTAGTAGCCTAGACACTCCAAACTGGGATTGGGGAGTGGCAGTGTTCACTATGTTGTACACGACACTTGGAATCGCTTCCCAGCCTGATTTCAAACAGCTAACTGGTTACTTGAGCCTATTACAT tACTGGATATACGAGCATTTGCCTCGCATCTGTGATCGGAGACTGCATCGTGTCCCTGCGAGTGCTCCACTTGCGAGGAGATGGAAGGGCAGGAAGGCGGTTCGTGGGGGTGTTATGGATTACAGAAGGAAGCTTGATGTGTTGCCAGTAGATGATGTCATCTGGACACCGTACACTATGCATTGTCCCCATCGCCCATTTGACGATGCAATATTGTATTCATGGCATATGAGGTGGGAGAACCACGTGGTTAGACACCTGCCTGAGAGGTGTCTGCGACAGTTTGGTTTTGTTCAGGGCATCCCTCGTCTA TGCGAGGATGGTTACTTTGAGTGGTATCGCAGTATATCATACTCTCGCCTCATACCACCAACTGCATGGTCTTTTGATGTTCTGGAGCCTTCTAGTGCTAGTGTTTTTGATGCTAATGTACGGGTTTACGTGCCACCACCTCCACTTCCTGTAGGGGACCAGGATAGCCGCCTCCAGTTGATTGTTGTTCTGTAG